A DNA window from Methylocystis heyeri contains the following coding sequences:
- the dusA gene encoding tRNA dihydrouridine(20/20a) synthase DusA: MKHGRASGETGVKKVTGRDIRFSVAPMMDWTDRHCRYLHRLMSRRARLYTEMLTTGAVIHGDRERLLGYDAFEHPVAFQLGGSDPADLAKAAKIAESFGYDEINLNVGCPSDRVQNGAFGACLMLNPALVADCVRAMKDRVDVPVTVKCRIGVDDQEPEAALFELAQSCIGAGVDALVVHARKAWLKGLSPKENRDVPPLDYELVHRLKRAYPEIPIAINGGLATIEAMREQLDFVDGVMVGRAAYHDPALLLRVDPELFGEPATFENCFDVIDAYIPYIERQLAAGERLSSVTRHMLGFFAGMPGARHYRRRLALEAVRSDAGVETLLQAVGEVRCAMERRELALASEG, encoded by the coding sequence ATGAAGCATGGGCGAGCGAGTGGTGAAACCGGGGTGAAGAAAGTCACGGGGCGGGACATCCGCTTTTCCGTCGCGCCGATGATGGACTGGACCGATCGCCATTGCCGGTATTTGCACCGGCTGATGTCGCGGCGGGCGCGGCTCTATACCGAGATGCTGACCACAGGCGCCGTCATTCATGGCGATCGCGAGCGGCTGCTGGGCTACGACGCTTTCGAGCACCCGGTCGCCTTTCAGCTCGGCGGCTCGGACCCGGCCGATCTCGCCAAGGCCGCAAAGATCGCCGAGAGCTTCGGCTATGACGAAATCAATCTCAATGTCGGCTGCCCTTCCGACCGGGTCCAGAACGGCGCTTTCGGGGCCTGCCTGATGCTGAACCCGGCGCTGGTCGCCGATTGCGTCCGCGCGATGAAGGACCGCGTGGATGTTCCGGTCACGGTCAAATGCCGGATCGGCGTCGACGATCAGGAGCCGGAGGCCGCGCTGTTCGAACTCGCGCAAAGCTGCATCGGCGCGGGCGTCGACGCGCTTGTCGTGCACGCCCGCAAGGCTTGGCTCAAGGGCCTCTCTCCAAAAGAAAACCGCGATGTTCCGCCGCTGGATTACGAACTCGTGCATCGGCTCAAGCGCGCCTATCCGGAAATCCCCATCGCGATCAATGGCGGCCTCGCGACCATCGAGGCGATGCGCGAGCAGCTCGATTTCGTCGATGGCGTCATGGTTGGCCGGGCGGCCTATCACGATCCGGCGCTGCTGCTGCGGGTCGATCCCGAGCTTTTCGGGGAGCCCGCTACGTTCGAGAACTGTTTCGATGTGATCGACGCCTACATCCCCTATATCGAGCGCCAGCTCGCGGCCGGGGAGAGACTGTCTTCGGTGACGCGCCATATGCTCGGCTTCTTCGCGGGAATGCCGGGGGCGAGGCACTACCGCCGGCGCCTCGCGCTCGAGGCCGTGCGCTCCGACGCCGGCGTCGAAACGCTGTTGCAGGCGGTTGGAGAAGTGCGCTGCGCCATGGAACGGCGTGAACTTGCTCTCGCCAGCGAAGGCTAA
- a CDS encoding TonB family protein has translation MSGALSLRDRTPNSKLWSVAALCAILLHVAGAATALVALRGETEDDASGAPAIELSLEPVAARESEPTDLPPGPLADESAEAAASAASSETKENNQEKIARAEADDAELSRDAKPEKPVEDQKSRQAEQLVANQSAASEATAPPKSEAARVADRPAAPVQGADAAANAVKLTWQKALMAHLNRAKRYPVGGGRRAAEASVHFTLDRRGHVLAYSIKRSSGMPVFDEAALAMMKRADPVPSPPPVVADQSLSFEVPVQFRAERK, from the coding sequence ATGAGCGGCGCGCTTTCTCTCCGGGATCGGACGCCGAACAGCAAGCTCTGGAGCGTCGCGGCGCTATGCGCCATCCTGCTGCATGTCGCCGGCGCGGCGACGGCGCTCGTCGCTTTGCGCGGCGAAACCGAGGACGACGCCAGCGGCGCGCCGGCGATCGAGCTTTCGCTGGAGCCGGTCGCGGCGCGCGAGAGCGAGCCGACCGACCTACCGCCCGGGCCTCTCGCCGACGAATCCGCGGAGGCCGCGGCCTCCGCCGCTTCCTCCGAAACGAAAGAGAACAACCAGGAAAAAATCGCCCGGGCCGAGGCCGATGACGCTGAGCTCTCGCGCGACGCCAAACCGGAAAAACCTGTCGAGGACCAGAAGTCGCGACAGGCTGAGCAGCTCGTCGCAAATCAGTCCGCCGCCTCGGAAGCGACCGCGCCGCCAAAGTCGGAGGCGGCCAGGGTCGCCGATCGCCCCGCTGCGCCGGTCCAGGGAGCGGACGCCGCAGCCAATGCCGTCAAGCTGACCTGGCAGAAAGCGCTGATGGCGCATCTCAACCGCGCCAAGCGTTACCCGGTCGGCGGCGGCCGGCGCGCAGCCGAGGCCAGCGTGCATTTTACTCTCGATCGGCGCGGCCATGTCCTCGCCTACAGCATCAAGCGCTCCTCGGGCATGCCGGTCTTCGACGAGGCGGCGCTGGCGATGATGAAGCGGGCCGATCCCGTGCCATCGCCTCCGCCCGTCGTCGCCGACCAGAGCCTGTCCTTCGAGGTGCCGGTGCAGTTCAGGGCGGAGCGGAAATAG
- the exbD gene encoding TonB system transport protein ExbD produces MAAHLGKGDLQETHEINVTPFIDVMLVLLIIFMVAAPLATVDLPVDLPASNAAPHEKPEKPVYVTIQSDLALAIGDMPVKRNDLVATLERQLGDKGRRIYLRADSAVPYGEMMAVLERLRAGGFLKVALVALDAGGKQPGDAK; encoded by the coding sequence ATGGCTGCGCATCTCGGCAAAGGCGACCTTCAGGAAACCCATGAGATCAATGTCACGCCGTTCATCGACGTGATGCTGGTCCTGCTCATCATCTTCATGGTGGCTGCGCCGCTCGCGACGGTGGATCTGCCGGTCGATCTTCCGGCCTCCAACGCGGCGCCGCATGAGAAGCCGGAAAAGCCGGTCTATGTGACGATCCAATCCGATCTCGCGCTCGCGATCGGGGATATGCCGGTCAAGCGCAACGATCTCGTCGCGACGCTGGAAAGACAGCTCGGCGACAAAGGGAGGCGCATCTATCTGCGCGCCGACAGCGCCGTGCCCTATGGCGAGATGATGGCGGTGCTGGAGCGGCTGCGCGCGGGCGGCTTTCTGAAGGTTGCGCTGGTCGCGCTCGACGCCGGCGGCAAACAGCCGGGCGACGCGAAATGA
- the exbB gene encoding tonB-system energizer ExbB yields the protein MLCLEAFVSAARAQSPTTARAVDGALAAGRPHDLSVWTMFSNADIVVKLVILGLLMASIGTWTVLIAKTIELKRARSRAVEAAAGLSEARGLSEARLALGVGDRLSAALLSEAMRELKLSSDIPSGPGVKERVASAFAEVERAEALSIKRGTGFLASVGSTGPFIGLFGTVWGIMNSFIGISKAQTTNLAVVAPGIAEALLATAIGLFAAIPAVLIYNHLARQTGAYLECVSNLSGELLRIVSRDLDRGHRTIKIRAAE from the coding sequence ATGCTTTGCCTCGAAGCCTTCGTCTCGGCGGCTCGGGCGCAGAGTCCCACGACTGCGCGCGCAGTCGATGGGGCGCTCGCGGCGGGGAGGCCCCATGATCTTTCGGTCTGGACGATGTTCTCAAACGCCGACATCGTCGTCAAACTCGTGATCCTCGGCCTGCTCATGGCCTCGATCGGAACATGGACGGTTCTGATCGCCAAGACCATCGAACTCAAGCGCGCGCGAAGTCGCGCCGTCGAGGCCGCAGCCGGGCTCTCCGAGGCGCGGGGGCTTTCGGAAGCGCGCCTTGCGCTGGGCGTCGGCGACCGCCTGAGCGCCGCGCTGCTTTCGGAGGCGATGCGCGAATTGAAGCTCTCCTCCGACATTCCCTCCGGTCCCGGCGTCAAGGAGCGCGTCGCCTCCGCTTTTGCGGAAGTCGAACGCGCCGAGGCGTTGTCGATCAAGCGGGGAACCGGGTTTCTGGCGTCCGTCGGCTCCACCGGTCCTTTCATCGGCCTCTTCGGCACGGTCTGGGGCATCATGAACAGCTTCATCGGCATCTCCAAGGCGCAGACGACCAATCTTGCTGTGGTCGCCCCCGGCATCGCCGAGGCGCTGCTCGCGACTGCGATCGGCCTCTTCGCCGCCATTCCTGCCGTGTTGATCTATAATCATCTCGCGCGCCAGACCGGCGCCTATCTCGAATGCGTCTCCAATCTCTCTGGAGAGCTGCTGCGCATCGTCTCGCGCGATCTCGATCGCGGCCATCGCACAATCAAGATCCGGGCGGCGGAGTGA
- a CDS encoding Fe2+-dependent dioxygenase: MLICIPEVLNKHEVAYFRKTMAAAAWEDGRVTAGSQSSLVKNNLQLPQDGAAARELGEHVLQALADCPTFVSAALPLRIFPPLFNSYGAGHDFGLHVDNAIRGVPGSAMRIRTDLSCTLFLSEPDDYDGGELVIEDRVGRQEVKLAAGDLVLYPSTSLHLVRKVTRGERVASFFWLQSMIRDNVARALLFDLDQAIQSLSNRLGAGDPACVRLTGIYHNLIRKWAEA, encoded by the coding sequence ATGCTCATCTGCATCCCGGAAGTCCTGAACAAGCATGAGGTCGCTTACTTTCGTAAAACCATGGCGGCGGCTGCATGGGAGGACGGCCGCGTGACCGCCGGATCGCAATCGTCGCTGGTGAAGAACAATCTTCAACTGCCGCAAGACGGCGCCGCCGCGCGCGAATTGGGCGAGCATGTGCTGCAGGCGCTCGCCGATTGCCCGACCTTCGTTTCTGCGGCTCTTCCGCTCCGGATTTTTCCGCCGCTCTTCAACAGCTACGGCGCCGGACATGATTTCGGCCTGCATGTCGACAACGCCATTCGCGGCGTGCCCGGCTCTGCGATGCGGATCCGCACCGATCTCTCCTGCACCCTGTTTCTCTCGGAACCCGATGACTACGACGGCGGCGAACTCGTGATCGAAGACCGCGTCGGGCGGCAGGAGGTCAAGCTGGCGGCGGGCGATCTCGTCCTCTATCCGTCGACGAGCCTTCATCTGGTCCGCAAGGTGACGCGTGGCGAGCGGGTCGCTTCCTTCTTCTGGCTGCAGAGCATGATCCGGGACAATGTGGCCCGCGCTCTGCTGTTCGATCTCGACCAGGCGATTCAGTCCTTGAGCAACCGGCTCGGCGCAGGCGATCCGGCCTGCGTGCGACTGACGGGAATCTACCACAACCTCATTCGGAAATGGGCGGAAGCATGA
- a CDS encoding Fe2+-dependent dioxygenase, with product MLAHIPAVLAKEEVSRLREALVGASWEDGAASGGASKNAKRNTQLSPESELSRKLGSTVAKAMLASPSFLAAAIPLRILPPLFERYEAGDRYDPHVDNAVRGDATTGARIRVDLAATLLLSEPEDYDGGELIVEDIFGSRTFKPRAGDVVLFSAGSPNMVTPITRGSRLASLVWLQSMIRSDEERDIICDLDAAIQELSPRIGGDDGDMRRLSAVYHNLIRIWGEA from the coding sequence ATGTTGGCCCATATTCCTGCCGTGCTCGCAAAGGAGGAAGTATCGCGCTTGCGCGAAGCGCTCGTCGGCGCGTCGTGGGAGGACGGCGCCGCGTCGGGTGGAGCGAGCAAGAACGCCAAGCGCAACACACAGCTTTCGCCGGAGTCGGAATTGTCGCGCAAGCTCGGGTCGACGGTGGCGAAGGCCATGCTCGCCAGTCCATCCTTTTTGGCGGCGGCGATTCCGCTGCGAATCCTGCCGCCTTTGTTCGAAAGATATGAGGCGGGGGATCGCTACGATCCGCATGTCGACAACGCCGTGCGCGGAGACGCGACGACCGGCGCGCGCATCCGCGTCGATCTCGCAGCGACGCTGCTGTTGTCGGAGCCCGAGGACTATGACGGCGGCGAGCTGATCGTCGAAGACATATTCGGGTCCAGGACGTTCAAGCCGCGGGCCGGAGACGTCGTCCTGTTTTCCGCCGGCAGTCCGAACATGGTGACGCCGATCACGCGCGGCTCGCGTCTTGCGTCCTTGGTCTGGCTGCAAAGCATGATCAGGTCGGACGAAGAGCGCGACATTATTTGCGACCTCGACGCCGCCATACAGGAGCTTTCGCCGCGCATCGGCGGCGATGACGGCGACATGCGCAGGCTCTCGGCGGTCTATCACAATCTCATCCGCATCTGGGGAGAAGCCTAG
- a CDS encoding TonB-dependent receptor: MGHVPGSIKSPLSLRSLRQAPKEGSAAAALGFAALIASNVGMAFAQDASTTLPPVKVDAPREKPRPAAPAKPKPAPAAIARTRPAQHAAQTHASAGQRQSGPSSANAASAGGQGGGASSVPIFAAAADADRYADPAAPYRAVRLSSEKFTQPILNTPRTVTVLTKEVLEDKNATTLREIGRSTAGVTLGTGEGGNAFGDRFFIRGFDARNDIFVDGIRDPGVSIRENFYTEQVEILRGPGSTFAGRGTAGGAVNIVTKQATDRDFTDFNFMGGFSDATKRVTLDANRVISPILAVRLNAMYQDADVAGRNYVVDDRNGVAGSVVFKPIDGLTLTAEYNHVYLNGLPDFGVPYNRIANRPFTENLVPRNTWYGFLDRDYQKSEQDFGTFAAEYKVSDNLTFSNKFRQGRSVLDYIGTLAEGANLFNATVNLNPQSRNQTTSVLDNQTEAVVKFKTGPVDNAVVTGVEFSREQLTRDTYAGLQSELNSAGSNPSIVGNLYLPPTYMPFGQAYLTGNPTRIAVDTASGYVIETADYQNTVIANGGVRYDDYTITSRNETYSTFAANHSGMVNYNAGLTLKPLPNVSLYAAYATSSNPVGAELDGSAANYGGLSAAAQIFAPQYNRAKEIGVKWLLFDHLLATAALFRTDVSNAREVNAGVTTGNAAYYVQGLDVELAGNITDKWSATGGLVLMQSKVTQSYAPTNVGLQLANVAHQSFSLLSKYKFGDLFGLAPDVLEFGGQAIYRSKVYGGNNLVANGGTSFNAWGLPAPTAANPFVNVPTELPSYWRFDVFTEAKIGPYTTLKLSVQNLFNRTYYDAFYQSAAPFAQMAPGRAVYLEARVKF, encoded by the coding sequence ATGGGGCATGTTCCAGGTTCAATCAAATCCCCACTCTCATTGAGATCTCTTCGGCAGGCGCCGAAGGAAGGGTCTGCCGCCGCAGCGCTCGGCTTTGCGGCTCTGATCGCCTCGAATGTCGGAATGGCCTTCGCGCAGGACGCCTCCACGACATTGCCGCCCGTCAAGGTAGACGCCCCGCGCGAAAAGCCCCGGCCTGCGGCTCCCGCAAAACCGAAGCCCGCGCCCGCGGCGATCGCCAGGACGCGGCCGGCGCAACATGCTGCGCAGACTCATGCTTCGGCCGGACAGCGCCAATCCGGGCCATCTTCCGCAAATGCGGCTTCAGCGGGCGGGCAGGGCGGCGGCGCTTCGAGCGTTCCGATCTTCGCCGCCGCCGCGGACGCCGATCGCTACGCCGACCCGGCCGCGCCCTATCGCGCAGTGCGTCTTTCCTCCGAAAAATTCACTCAGCCGATCCTCAATACGCCGCGCACCGTCACGGTCCTGACCAAAGAGGTTCTGGAGGACAAGAACGCGACGACGCTGCGCGAGATCGGACGCAGCACGGCGGGCGTGACGCTGGGAACCGGCGAAGGCGGCAATGCCTTCGGCGACCGTTTCTTCATCCGCGGCTTCGATGCGCGCAACGATATTTTCGTCGACGGCATTCGTGATCCGGGCGTCAGCATCCGCGAGAATTTCTACACCGAACAGGTTGAAATCCTGCGCGGTCCCGGCTCGACTTTCGCTGGACGCGGCACTGCCGGCGGCGCCGTCAACATCGTCACCAAACAGGCGACCGATCGCGACTTCACCGATTTCAACTTCATGGGCGGCTTCTCCGATGCGACCAAGCGCGTCACGCTGGACGCCAACAGGGTCATCAGCCCGATCCTCGCGGTTCGTCTCAACGCCATGTATCAGGACGCCGATGTCGCGGGGCGCAATTATGTTGTCGACGACCGCAACGGCGTCGCGGGGTCGGTGGTCTTCAAGCCGATAGACGGGCTGACGCTGACGGCGGAATACAACCATGTTTATCTCAACGGGTTGCCGGACTTCGGCGTCCCTTACAATCGCATCGCGAACCGGCCCTTCACCGAGAACCTCGTGCCGCGCAACACATGGTATGGCTTTCTCGATCGCGACTACCAGAAATCCGAACAGGATTTCGGCACATTTGCTGCGGAATATAAGGTTTCGGACAACCTCACTTTCAGCAACAAGTTCCGTCAGGGCCGGTCCGTTCTGGATTATATCGGCACGCTCGCCGAAGGCGCCAATCTCTTCAACGCGACGGTCAATCTCAATCCGCAAAGCCGCAATCAGACCACCTCGGTGCTGGATAACCAGACCGAAGCGGTGGTGAAGTTCAAGACCGGTCCTGTCGACAATGCGGTCGTGACCGGCGTCGAATTCTCGCGGGAGCAGCTCACGCGCGACACTTACGCCGGGCTGCAATCCGAGCTCAACTCGGCCGGGTCGAACCCGAGCATCGTCGGCAATCTCTACCTGCCGCCCACCTATATGCCCTTCGGCCAGGCTTACCTCACCGGCAATCCGACCCGCATCGCCGTCGACACCGCCTCCGGCTATGTCATCGAGACGGCGGATTATCAGAACACGGTCATCGCCAATGGCGGGGTGCGTTACGACGATTACACCATCACCAGCCGCAACGAGACCTATTCGACCTTCGCGGCCAATCACTCCGGCATGGTCAATTACAACGCCGGTCTGACCCTGAAACCCTTGCCCAATGTCAGCCTCTATGCGGCTTACGCCACATCGAGCAATCCGGTCGGCGCCGAGCTCGACGGCAGCGCGGCGAATTACGGAGGCTTGTCTGCGGCCGCGCAGATTTTCGCGCCGCAATACAATCGCGCCAAGGAGATCGGCGTTAAGTGGCTGCTGTTCGATCATCTGCTCGCCACCGCGGCCTTGTTCCGGACCGATGTCAGCAATGCGCGCGAGGTCAATGCCGGGGTGACCACCGGCAATGCGGCCTATTATGTCCAGGGCCTCGATGTCGAGCTCGCAGGCAATATCACCGACAAATGGAGCGCGACCGGCGGTCTGGTGCTGATGCAGTCCAAGGTCACGCAGTCCTATGCGCCGACCAATGTCGGCCTGCAGCTCGCGAATGTCGCCCATCAATCCTTCAGCCTGCTCTCCAAATATAAATTCGGAGACCTGTTCGGCCTCGCCCCTGATGTGCTGGAATTCGGCGGTCAGGCGATCTACCGCTCCAAGGTCTATGGCGGCAACAATCTCGTCGCCAATGGCGGAACCAGCTTCAACGCTTGGGGATTGCCGGCGCCGACCGCCGCCAATCCCTTCGTCAACGTTCCGACCGAGTTGCCGTCCTATTGGCGCTTCGACGTCTTCACCGAGGCGAAGATCGGCCCCTACACGACGTTGAAGCTTTCTGTGCAGAACCTGTTCAATCGCACCTATTACGACGCGTTTTACCAGAGCGCGGCGCCTTTCGCGCAGATGGCGCCGGGGCGCGCCGTCTATCTCGAAGCCCGCGTGAAATTCTAG
- the hemP gene encoding hemin uptake protein HemP, translated as MDARELLGPRQEMTIIHAGERYRLRVTANNKLILTK; from the coding sequence ATGGACGCGCGCGAATTGCTTGGACCCCGACAAGAAATGACGATCATCCACGCCGGCGAGCGTTACCGACTGCGCGTCACGGCGAACAACAAGTTGATATTGACGAAATAG
- a CDS encoding contact-dependent growth inhibition system immunity protein has protein sequence MKSTDVLPFAQWAEISRTERFISIETLSGYSMVQREDDGYVVNLAPGAADEELGRALLEALKWSRFIWPPDEWGFFEAERYEQCYQNWEKDIMQRYGYKSTRDLHKNMDWCRAKRSEGKILIRPHKRDKPGYWSDLPRERDVVIAETNNAAAVGAALRLALDRCE, from the coding sequence ATGAAATCGACAGACGTTCTGCCCTTCGCACAGTGGGCAGAAATCTCGCGCACGGAGCGGTTCATCTCCATCGAAACATTGTCTGGATACAGCATGGTCCAGCGCGAAGACGATGGCTATGTGGTCAATCTGGCGCCAGGCGCCGCCGATGAAGAACTGGGACGAGCGCTGTTGGAGGCGCTGAAGTGGAGCCGGTTCATCTGGCCCCCCGACGAGTGGGGCTTCTTTGAAGCCGAACGATACGAACAATGCTATCAGAACTGGGAGAAGGATATCATGCAGCGCTATGGTTACAAATCCACGCGCGACCTTCATAAAAATATGGACTGGTGCCGGGCGAAGAGGTCGGAAGGAAAAATTCTGATACGACCGCACAAGCGGGATAAGCCTGGATATTGGTCCGATCTGCCGCGCGAGAGAGACGTCGTCATTGCCGAAACCAATAACGCCGCCGCGGTGGGCGCGGCGCTGAGGTTGGCCCTGGACCGTTGCGAGTAG
- a CDS encoding contact-dependent growth inhibition system immunity protein, whose product MFSKAERYVRCYRNWQAEAMRRYGYKTKRAFHKNMDWCITKRSEGKITIQPHKRDAKPEYWEDLPSEKDVVIAETNDAAVVGAALRLALERCE is encoded by the coding sequence GTGTTCTCGAAAGCCGAGAGATATGTGCGATGCTATCGTAATTGGCAGGCGGAAGCCATGCGGCGCTATGGCTACAAGACCAAGCGCGCCTTCCATAAAAACATGGATTGGTGCATAACAAAAAGATCCGAAGGAAAAATTACAATCCAGCCCCACAAGCGTGACGCCAAGCCCGAATATTGGGAAGATCTGCCGAGCGAAAAAGACGTCGTCATTGCCGAAACCAATGACGCAGCCGTCGTAGGCGCGGCGCTGAGGTTGGCGCTGGAGCGATGCGAGTAA
- a CDS encoding DMT family transporter, giving the protein MRADLLLLLVAFIWGTAFVAQKSANEHMGPVSFVGLRFLLSFIAVAPLALREHCRKYRPSLSKGDLALAGLIGFFLFTGAVLQQIGLVSTSATNGGFLTALYVIFVPFVVWVITGAPPKFVVLVAGAVSIAGAWLLTEKGQFQRWSGGDTLVLVADLAWAGAISLIPVFLRRVERPFFLVFAQHGVVAFCGLIAGLSFESFSTEGVTSALPALLYAGLCSGGIAYTLQILAQKYTPPAEAALILSLESVFAALSGAALLSERLTPSAMLGCALIFLGVILVEVGPIRKAVPD; this is encoded by the coding sequence ATGCGTGCGGATCTGCTTCTTCTTCTGGTCGCATTCATCTGGGGAACCGCATTTGTCGCGCAGAAAAGCGCCAACGAACATATGGGCCCGGTCAGCTTCGTCGGTCTTCGGTTTCTTCTGTCCTTCATCGCGGTGGCGCCGCTGGCGCTCCGCGAGCACTGCCGAAAGTATCGCCCCAGTTTGAGCAAAGGGGATTTGGCGCTCGCCGGTCTGATCGGCTTCTTTCTCTTCACCGGCGCCGTTTTGCAGCAGATCGGCCTCGTTTCGACCTCGGCGACCAACGGCGGTTTTTTGACCGCGCTCTATGTGATTTTCGTTCCCTTCGTCGTCTGGGTCATAACCGGCGCGCCGCCCAAATTCGTGGTTCTCGTCGCGGGCGCCGTGTCCATCGCGGGGGCCTGGCTCCTGACGGAAAAAGGGCAATTCCAGCGCTGGTCCGGCGGCGATACTCTGGTGCTCGTCGCGGATCTCGCCTGGGCTGGAGCGATAAGCCTGATCCCGGTTTTTCTCCGCCGCGTCGAGCGGCCGTTCTTTCTGGTTTTCGCGCAGCACGGCGTCGTTGCATTTTGTGGCCTCATAGCCGGACTGAGCTTTGAATCTTTTTCCACGGAAGGTGTGACTTCGGCGCTTCCCGCACTTCTCTATGCCGGCCTGTGCTCGGGCGGGATCGCCTACACGCTGCAGATTCTCGCCCAAAAATATACGCCGCCGGCGGAAGCGGCTTTGATCCTGTCGCTCGAGAGCGTCTTTGCGGCCTTGTCGGGAGCGGCTCTGCTGTCCGAACGCCTGACGCCTTCGGCGATGCTCGGCTGCGCGCTGATTTTTCTCGGCGTGATTCTGGTGGAAGTCGGACCGATCAGGAAAGCCGTTCCAGATTAG
- a CDS encoding sterol desaturase family protein, with product MPAIFRAIARTPVAAHKSFHADVKILALCLFVLPPVMLTLMISAHAVSVAVRSSLQAIFGSVHFFGGHDALIVAVSTIILFLAYEIGYFVDHYLKHRVEFLWELHKVHHTAEVLTPLTNYRNHPLDNVIFGYMLSTFIGGASGVLAWLFDRETQIIAIDGKNVIFIVFLWTIGHLQHSQFWIPVRGAWGRVIMSPAHHQIHHSDDPRHFNRNMGSVLALWDWMFGTLEIPSAENPRLSYGVKEEGEDAHSWFGILATPVVGAASALWRALVSVKNSFSSAGNSVTDIVSD from the coding sequence TTGCCGGCGATATTTCGCGCGATTGCGAGGACCCCTGTCGCAGCGCACAAATCCTTCCATGCCGACGTGAAGATATTGGCGCTGTGCCTGTTTGTCCTGCCGCCGGTCATGCTGACTTTGATGATCTCCGCGCATGCCGTATCTGTGGCCGTGCGCTCGTCATTGCAGGCCATCTTCGGTTCAGTTCATTTTTTTGGAGGTCACGATGCGCTGATCGTGGCGGTGTCCACCATAATACTGTTCCTGGCCTATGAGATCGGATATTTCGTCGATCACTATCTCAAACACAGGGTCGAATTCTTGTGGGAGCTGCACAAGGTTCATCACACGGCGGAGGTCCTGACGCCTCTGACCAACTACAGGAACCATCCGCTCGACAATGTCATTTTCGGCTATATGCTCTCTACCTTTATCGGCGGCGCCTCCGGCGTGCTGGCATGGCTGTTCGACCGCGAGACGCAGATTATCGCCATAGACGGCAAGAACGTCATTTTTATCGTTTTTCTCTGGACCATCGGACATCTGCAACATTCGCAGTTCTGGATTCCCGTTCGCGGCGCCTGGGGGCGCGTGATCATGAGTCCGGCGCACCACCAGATCCATCACTCGGACGATCCAAGACATTTCAACCGCAACATGGGCAGCGTGCTCGCCCTGTGGGACTGGATGTTCGGCACGCTCGAAATCCCCTCGGCGGAGAACCCTCGGCTTTCCTATGGCGTGAAGGAAGAAGGCGAAGACGCTCATTCGTGGTTCGGCATTCTCGCGACGCCCGTCGTCGGCGCTGCTTCCGCGTTGTGGCGCGCGCTGGTCTCAGTGAAGAATTCGTTTTCCAGCGCGGGGAACTCTGTGACCGATATTGTTTCCGACTGA